The Anopheles marshallii chromosome X, idAnoMarsDA_429_01, whole genome shotgun sequence genome includes a window with the following:
- the LOC128708861 gene encoding probable serine/threonine-protein kinase MARK-A produces the protein MGAASTGAESLECCNTAPPTGAPPSTGAALAPPLPQQQTNRTATVQQPTTVAVPPHRNGTTMPTTVLGTPPTTQSPSTGTLPPVAYLQAQHHYAHGKDERKKQEHRSQLDIENNNSQQMHQQQQHHQQPPATMLPMQQNGGGHHLYVNPVQANGLNFELYLQQAYLDEHEYFNQLNNNNNNNSNGNNIHTKLAPLATAGTVSLYSEYTVDTPHTIDDSNLSGSCQCFFARYCKTRRRSSSTSTATCCHGGGGTSATDTNKGTKATGKAKRGLPTVKEQEQPKPKPHPTGPTGGGGGGGGGAAARNRGAAGRGAGATDTDPLMRRPRRKKDSSEQDLAAKAQQQQNQQQPAASNGDAARHQQHQSK, from the coding sequence ATGGGTGCTGCCAGTACCGGGGCAGAATCGCTGGAGTGCTGCAATACCGCACCCCCCACCGGTGCTCCACCCAGCACCGGTGCCGCTCTCGCACCGCCGCTTccacagcagcaaacgaaTCGAACCGCCACCGTACAGCAGCCGACAACGGTTGCAGTACCGCCGCACCGGAACGGTACCACTATGCCAACGACCGTTCTCGGTACACCGCCCACAACGCAATCACCGTCCACCGGCACACTTCCCCCCGTCGCTTATCTGCAGGCACAGCACCACTACGCCCACGGCAAGGACGAGCGCAAGAAGCAGGAGCACCGTTCGCAGCTTGACATCGAGAACAACAACAGTCAGCAGatgcatcagcagcaacagcatcatcaacaaccGCCCGCAACCATGCTACCGATGCAGCAAAATGGTGGCGGACATCATCTGTACGTCAACCCGGTGCAGGCAAATGGGCTCAACTTTGAGCTGTACCTGCAGCAAGCGTACCTAGACGAGCACGAGTACTTTAATCAActcaacaataacaacaacaacaacagcaatggcAACAACATTCACACGAAGCTGGCACCGCTTGCCACCGCTGGTACCGTGTCGCTCTACTCCGAGTACACCGTCGACACGCCACACACGATCGACGACTCGAACCTGTCCGGTTCCTGCCAGTGTTTCTTCGCCCGATACTGTAAAACCCGACGCCGTTCGTCGTCCACCTCAACCGCCACTTGCTGtcacggtggtggtgggaccAGTGCAACAGACACGAACAAAGGTACGAAGGCAACCGGCAAGGCGAAGCGTGGTCTACCAACGGTGAAGGAGCAGGAACAACCGAAACCAAAGCCGCACCCTACCGGCccgaccggtggtggtggagggggTGGTGGCGGTGCCGCGGCTAGGAATCGAGGTGCGGCTGGGCGGGGTGCTGGCGCCACCGATACGGATCCGTTAATGAGACGGCCCCGCCGGAAGAAGGACTCGAGCGAGCAGGACCTCGCGGCGAAggcgcaacaacagcagaaccAACAGCAACCGGCCGCCAGCAATGGGGATGCGGCGCGACACCAGCAACATCAATCGAAGTAA